The following proteins come from a genomic window of Polaribacter dokdonensis:
- the gldC gene encoding gliding motility protein GldC, translated as MAVLHNSEVKFNIGLDENKVPEEISWTAEDGGIDDAASKAVMISVWDHQKKDTLRMDLWTKDMPVDEMKQFYHQTLVSMADTFERATDDQKMSATMRDFCDYFAEKLELKK; from the coding sequence ATGGCTGTTCTACATAATTCTGAGGTAAAATTTAATATAGGTTTAGACGAAAATAAAGTTCCTGAAGAAATTTCTTGGACTGCAGAAGATGGAGGTATAGATGATGCTGCTTCTAAAGCAGTAATGATTTCTGTTTGGGATCATCAGAAAAAAGATACTCTACGAATGGATTTATGGACGAAAGACATGCCTGTTGATGAAATGAAACAGTTTTATCATCAAACTTTAGTTTCTATGGCAGATACTTTTGAAAGAGCTACAGACGATCAAAAAATGAGTGCTACAATGCGTGATTTTTGTGATTACTTTGCAGAAAAGTTAGAGCTTAAAAAATAA
- the dnaG gene encoding DNA primase: protein MISRSTIDRVFESARVEEVIGEFVQLKKAGSNFKGLSPFTDEKSPSFMVSPVKQIWKDFSTGKGGNAISFLMEHEHYSYPEAIKWLAKKYNIEIEETEQTDEQKAQMNERESMFLVSNFAKDYFHDLMLNTNQGKAIGLSYFKERGFTDETIKKFDLGYCLDEWDNFTNAALAKGYDLKYLASTGLTIVKENKQFDRFKGRVMFPIHSMSGRILGFGGRILKADKKAAKYLNSPESDIYHKSKILYGIYQAKKEIAKQDNCYLVEGYTDVISFNQSNIENVVASSGTALTSDQIRLVNRLTKNITVLFDGDAAGIRASIRGIDLILEQGMNVKVVQFPDGEDPDSFAKSHSNSELKAYLEDSAQDFINFKVSLLLKDSNNDPIKKAGVIRDIVTSISKIPDSIQREVYIQECSRIMEISERVLFSELAQLLKKEVSAKAKKSKLQSAPNQDPNQPPPEYFAEMEQAQLGVVKGGEVAFKKVDQLSILEREIIRILLLFGNEQVDFLEEIVNVDEDGKETITTREYQNSVSAEIYVHLHDDEIEFSNEIFQEIYTEIIHQINQSEKLNIDSLVNHPNPSIANTVTSILMDEEKHQLSNWEGQNIFVTKATEVLYKAVNDSVFNLRRILIGKKIEELMSEAKESQAPVLDLEMIKDYTALKMKLFNKLNRVV from the coding sequence ATGATTTCTAGAAGTACCATAGACCGAGTTTTTGAATCTGCAAGAGTAGAGGAGGTTATTGGTGAATTTGTACAACTTAAAAAAGCAGGTAGCAACTTTAAAGGGCTAAGCCCTTTTACAGATGAAAAATCACCATCATTCATGGTTTCTCCTGTAAAACAAATTTGGAAAGATTTCTCTACTGGTAAAGGTGGTAATGCTATTTCGTTTTTAATGGAACATGAGCATTATTCTTATCCAGAAGCCATAAAATGGTTGGCAAAAAAATACAATATAGAAATAGAAGAAACAGAACAAACAGATGAGCAAAAAGCGCAAATGAATGAGCGTGAAAGCATGTTTCTGGTTTCTAATTTTGCTAAAGATTATTTTCATGATTTAATGCTTAACACCAATCAAGGTAAAGCAATAGGTTTAAGCTATTTTAAAGAAAGAGGATTTACAGATGAAACCATCAAAAAATTCGATTTAGGATATTGTTTAGATGAATGGGATAATTTTACAAATGCAGCTTTAGCAAAAGGATATGATTTAAAATATTTAGCCTCTACAGGTTTAACTATTGTTAAAGAAAACAAACAATTTGATCGTTTTAAAGGCAGAGTAATGTTTCCTATACATTCTATGTCTGGTAGAATTTTAGGTTTTGGAGGTAGAATTTTAAAGGCAGATAAAAAAGCTGCCAAATATTTAAATTCTCCTGAAAGTGATATTTATCACAAGAGTAAAATTCTTTACGGAATTTATCAAGCTAAAAAAGAAATTGCCAAACAAGATAATTGTTATTTGGTAGAAGGTTATACAGATGTTATTTCATTTAATCAATCTAATATAGAGAATGTTGTTGCTTCTTCAGGTACAGCATTAACCTCAGATCAAATACGTTTGGTAAATAGATTAACTAAAAATATTACTGTTCTTTTTGATGGAGATGCAGCAGGTATTAGAGCTTCAATTCGTGGAATAGATTTAATTCTAGAACAAGGAATGAACGTAAAAGTAGTTCAGTTTCCTGATGGTGAAGATCCAGATAGTTTTGCAAAATCGCATTCAAATTCTGAGCTTAAAGCATATTTAGAAGATTCTGCTCAAGATTTCATCAACTTTAAAGTTTCGCTCTTACTAAAAGATTCTAATAACGATCCAATAAAAAAAGCTGGGGTAATTAGAGATATTGTAACTAGTATTTCAAAAATTCCAGACTCAATTCAACGTGAAGTTTACATACAAGAATGTTCTAGAATAATGGAAATTTCAGAACGTGTTTTGTTTAGTGAGTTAGCGCAGTTACTTAAAAAAGAAGTTTCTGCTAAAGCCAAGAAAAGTAAACTACAATCAGCTCCTAATCAAGATCCAAATCAACCACCTCCAGAATATTTTGCTGAAATGGAGCAAGCGCAATTAGGTGTTGTAAAAGGTGGTGAAGTAGCTTTTAAAAAAGTAGATCAGTTATCTATCTTAGAAAGAGAAATTATTCGAATCTTGTTACTTTTTGGTAATGAGCAAGTAGACTTTTTAGAAGAAATAGTAAATGTAGATGAAGATGGTAAAGAAACCATAACCACAAGAGAATATCAAAATTCTGTTTCTGCAGAAATTTATGTGCATTTGCATGATGATGAAATTGAATTTTCAAATGAAATTTTTCAAGAGATTTACACAGAAATTATTCATCAAATAAATCAATCAGAGAAACTTAATATAGATAGCCTAGTAAATCATCCAAACCCTTCTATAGCAAATACAGTAACTTCTATTTTAATGGATGAAGAAAAACATCAATTAAGCAATTGGGAAGGTCAGAACATTTTTGTTACCAAAGCAACAGAAGTATTGTATAAAGCCGTAAACGATTCTGTTTTTAACCTAAGAAGAATTTTAATAGGTAAAAAAATAGAAGAATTAATGAGCGAGGCCAAAGAAAGCCAGGCCCCTGTTTTAGATTTAGAGATGATAAAAGACTACACTGCTCTTAAAATGAAGCTATTCAACAAACTAAACAGAGTAGTATAA
- the folK gene encoding 2-amino-4-hydroxy-6-hydroxymethyldihydropteridine diphosphokinase codes for MKIQRITYLSLGTNQGNKLENLQNAIDLIADKVGAVLSISSIYKTASWGFDSNDFYNICIKVTTYHPPEKLMQILLNIESELGRKRKNVAGYADRNIDIDILLFDDEIIFSKTLIVPHSKMLARKFVMVPLAEIAGSVIHPIEKQKIAICLQNCNDDSDITLLNEKPKRPIPISEKYNYIAIEGNIGAGKTSLSKMMSDEFNAKIVLERFADNPFLPKFYEDKERFAFPLEMSFLADRYQQLSDDLAQLDLFKNFVVSDYYIFKSLIFAQITLQKDEYLLYRKMFDLMYKEITKPDLYVYLYQNTTRLLENIKKRGRDYEQNIEASYLQKIHDGYKSFISTQQNLNTLVIDVSELDFVNNPDDYTNIINQIKNG; via the coding sequence ATGAAAATTCAAAGAATCACTTACTTATCTTTAGGCACAAACCAAGGAAATAAACTAGAAAACTTGCAAAATGCAATAGACCTTATTGCAGATAAGGTAGGAGCTGTTTTAAGTATTTCTTCTATCTATAAAACTGCATCTTGGGGTTTTGATAGTAATGATTTTTACAATATTTGTATAAAAGTAACCACCTACCATCCACCAGAAAAGTTAATGCAAATTCTACTAAATATAGAAAGTGAATTAGGTAGAAAACGTAAAAATGTAGCTGGTTATGCAGATAGAAACATAGATATAGATATCTTATTGTTTGATGATGAAATCATCTTTTCTAAGACGCTCATTGTACCACACTCAAAAATGTTAGCGCGTAAATTTGTGATGGTTCCTTTAGCTGAAATTGCTGGTTCAGTTATTCATCCAATAGAAAAACAGAAAATTGCCATTTGCTTACAAAATTGTAATGATGATTCTGATATAACCTTGTTAAATGAAAAACCAAAGAGACCAATTCCAATATCAGAAAAATACAATTACATTGCAATTGAAGGTAATATTGGTGCAGGTAAAACATCACTTTCTAAAATGATGTCTGATGAATTTAATGCAAAAATTGTATTAGAACGTTTTGCAGATAATCCATTTTTACCAAAATTTTACGAAGATAAAGAACGCTTTGCCTTTCCTTTAGAAATGAGTTTTTTGGCTGATAGATATCAGCAATTATCTGATGATTTAGCGCAATTAGATTTATTTAAAAATTTTGTAGTTTCTGATTATTATATTTTTAAGTCATTAATTTTTGCTCAAATTACTTTACAAAAAGATGAATATCTGCTGTATCGTAAAATGTTTGATTTAATGTATAAAGAAATTACAAAGCCAGATCTATATGTTTATCTCTATCAAAATACCACTCGCCTTTTAGAAAACATTAAAAAACGTGGTAGAGATTATGAGCAAAATATAGAAGCTTCTTATTTACAGAAAATTCATGATGGTTACAAAAGCTTTATAAGTACGCAACAAAATTTAAACACCTTAGTCATTGATGTTTCTGAACTTGATTTTGTAAATAATCCTGATGATTACACTAACATCATCAATCAAATAAAAAACGGTTAA
- the nadE gene encoding NAD(+) synthase — MNTEKVSEYIIDWLKDYASNAGVKGFVVGVSGGIDSALTSTLCAKTGLTTLCVEMPIHQAASQVSRAEEHIAQLKNRFNNVSEVRVDLTSTFEDFKGAVPTIEDTAKVDLSLANTRARLRMTTLYYLAGINSSLVAGTGNKVEDFGVGFYTKYGDGGVDLSPIADLMKSEVYELAAYLGVPNSIQIAQPTDGLFGDSRTDEDQIGASYDELEWAMKMRDEGKTESDFSDRKLEVFKIYSRLNRINQHKMQPIPVCEIPEELK, encoded by the coding sequence ATGAATACCGAAAAAGTATCTGAATATATTATAGATTGGTTAAAAGATTATGCTAGCAATGCTGGTGTAAAAGGTTTTGTAGTGGGTGTTTCTGGAGGAATAGATTCTGCACTTACTTCTACTCTATGTGCCAAAACAGGCTTAACAACATTGTGCGTAGAAATGCCTATACACCAAGCAGCAAGTCAGGTTTCTAGAGCTGAAGAACATATTGCACAATTAAAAAATCGTTTTAATAATGTTAGTGAAGTTAGAGTTGACCTAACCTCTACTTTTGAAGATTTTAAAGGTGCTGTTCCTACAATTGAAGACACAGCTAAAGTAGATTTATCTTTGGCAAATACTAGAGCAAGACTTAGAATGACAACTTTATATTATTTAGCTGGAATTAATAGCTCATTAGTGGCTGGAACAGGTAATAAAGTAGAAGATTTTGGGGTTGGGTTTTATACAAAATATGGTGATGGAGGTGTAGATTTAAGTCCAATTGCAGACTTAATGAAATCTGAAGTTTATGAATTAGCAGCTTATTTAGGTGTACCAAATTCAATACAAATTGCGCAACCAACTGATGGTTTATTTGGAGATAGCAGAACAGATGAAGATCAAATTGGAGCTTCTTATGATGAGTTAGAATGGGCAATGAAGATGCGAGATGAAGGAAAAACTGAAAGTGATTTTTCTGATCGAAAATTAGAAGTGTTCAAAATTTATTCTAGATTAAATAGAATTAATCAGCATAAGATGCAACCAATACCTGTTTGTGAGATTCCTGAAGAATTAAAATAA
- a CDS encoding polyribonucleotide nucleotidyltransferase, producing MIPKVFREVIDLGDGRTISLETGKLAKQAHGSVVVQSGKCMLLCTVVSNYEQKDVDFLPLTVDYREKFAAAGRYPGGFFKREARPSDGEVLTMRLVDRVLRPLFPKDYHSETQVMIQMMSHDDDVMPDAMAGLAASAAIQLSDLPFECPISEVRVGRVNGEFIINPTRAQLEEADIDMMIGASADSVMMVEGEMDECSEEEMAEAIKFAHEAIKVQCAAQVALAEAFGKKETREYTPETNDEDLEKKIHDLVYDKTYEIAKAGSAKHERSAAFSEIKEEVKSSFSEEEQAEYGNLISKYVAKAQKNAIRDLTLKEGLRLDGRKTTDIRPIWCEVDYLPSTHGSSIFTRGETQALATVTLGTSREANQIDMPSYEGEETFYLHYNFPPFSTGEARPIRGTSRREVGHGNLAQRALKGMIPADCPYTVRVVSEVLESNGSSSMATVCSGTMALMDAGVQLKKPVSGIAMGLISDGTNHAVLSDILGDEDHLGDMDFKVTGTEDGITACQMDIKIKGLSYEILVKALKQARDGRLHILGKLTDTINTPNDDVKAHAPKMITRCIPNDLIGAFIGPGGKHIQELQKETETTIVITEDPVTEEGIIEILGTKPEGMDAVIAKIESMLFKPEKGSVYEVKVIKMLDFGAVVEYTEAPGNEVLLHVSELAWERTDNVTDIVNLGDVLDVKYFGIDPRTRKEKVSRKALLPKPEGYKERAPRDNSRGRDNNRGRDNRGRDNRRDDRKPRERKED from the coding sequence ATGATTCCAAAAGTATTTAGAGAGGTCATAGACCTTGGAGATGGTAGAACCATTTCATTAGAAACTGGTAAGCTTGCAAAACAAGCCCATGGTTCAGTTGTTGTTCAGTCAGGTAAATGTATGTTATTATGTACAGTAGTTTCTAACTACGAACAGAAAGATGTAGATTTCTTACCATTAACTGTAGATTATAGAGAAAAATTTGCGGCTGCAGGACGTTATCCTGGAGGTTTCTTTAAAAGAGAAGCAAGACCAAGTGATGGTGAAGTATTAACAATGCGTTTAGTAGACCGTGTTTTACGTCCATTATTTCCAAAAGATTACCATTCAGAAACTCAAGTTATGATTCAGATGATGTCTCATGATGATGATGTTATGCCAGATGCAATGGCTGGTTTAGCTGCTTCTGCTGCTATTCAGTTATCAGATTTACCATTCGAATGCCCAATTTCTGAAGTAAGAGTTGGTAGAGTAAATGGTGAATTTATCATCAACCCAACAAGAGCACAATTAGAAGAAGCTGATATTGATATGATGATTGGTGCCTCTGCAGATTCTGTAATGATGGTAGAAGGTGAAATGGATGAGTGTTCCGAAGAAGAGATGGCTGAAGCAATTAAGTTTGCTCATGAAGCTATTAAAGTACAGTGTGCTGCACAAGTTGCTTTAGCTGAAGCTTTTGGCAAAAAAGAAACTCGTGAATACACACCAGAAACTAATGATGAAGATTTAGAGAAAAAGATTCATGATTTAGTATATGATAAAACGTACGAAATTGCGAAAGCAGGTTCTGCAAAACATGAAAGAAGTGCAGCTTTTAGCGAAATTAAAGAAGAAGTAAAAAGTTCATTTTCTGAAGAAGAGCAAGCTGAATATGGAAATTTAATTTCTAAATATGTTGCAAAAGCTCAAAAAAATGCAATTCGCGATTTAACTTTAAAAGAAGGTTTACGTTTAGATGGACGTAAAACTACAGATATTAGACCAATTTGGTGTGAGGTAGATTACTTACCATCAACTCACGGTTCATCAATCTTTACACGTGGAGAAACTCAAGCTTTAGCAACAGTTACTTTAGGTACAAGTAGAGAAGCTAATCAAATAGATATGCCATCTTACGAAGGTGAAGAAACTTTCTATTTACACTATAACTTCCCTCCTTTTTCAACTGGAGAAGCTCGTCCAATAAGAGGAACGTCTAGAAGAGAAGTTGGTCATGGTAATTTAGCTCAAAGAGCATTAAAAGGAATGATTCCTGCTGATTGCCCATATACAGTAAGAGTAGTGTCTGAAGTATTAGAATCTAATGGTTCTTCTTCTATGGCAACTGTTTGTTCTGGAACTATGGCATTAATGGATGCTGGTGTACAATTAAAGAAACCTGTTTCTGGTATTGCAATGGGTTTAATTTCTGATGGTACAAATCATGCTGTTTTATCTGATATTTTAGGTGATGAAGATCACTTAGGAGATATGGACTTTAAAGTTACAGGTACTGAAGATGGAATCACAGCTTGTCAAATGGATATTAAAATCAAAGGATTAAGTTACGAGATTTTAGTAAAAGCTTTAAAACAAGCAAGAGATGGACGTTTACATATCTTAGGGAAGTTAACAGATACAATTAACACTCCTAATGATGATGTAAAAGCTCATGCTCCAAAAATGATTACTAGATGTATACCAAATGATTTAATTGGTGCATTTATTGGTCCAGGAGGTAAACACATTCAAGAGTTACAAAAAGAAACTGAAACTACTATTGTAATTACAGAAGACCCAGTAACAGAAGAAGGTATTATCGAAATTTTAGGTACTAAACCTGAAGGAATGGATGCAGTGATTGCTAAAATTGAATCAATGTTATTCAAACCAGAAAAAGGTTCTGTATACGAAGTTAAAGTAATTAAAATGTTAGATTTTGGTGCTGTTGTAGAATATACAGAAGCTCCAGGAAATGAAGTTTTATTACACGTTAGTGAATTAGCTTGGGAACGTACAGACAATGTAACAGACATAGTTAATTTAGGTGATGTTTTAGATGTAAAATACTTTGGTATAGACCCAAGAACACGTAAAGAAAAAGTTTCTAGAAAAGCACTTTTACCAAAACCGGAAGGTTACAAAGAAAGAGCTCCAAGAGACAACAGTCGTGGAAGAGATAATAACAGAGGTAGAGATAATCGTGGACGTGATAACAGACGTGATGATCGTAAACCAAGAGAAAGAAAAGAAGACTAA
- the accD gene encoding acetyl-CoA carboxylase, carboxyltransferase subunit beta: protein MAWFKRTDKGIQTPTEEKKDTPKGLWYKTPSGKIIDTEELKKNLYVSPEDGYHVRIGSKEYFELFFDDNKFEELNESLTSKDPLKFEDTKKYPDRLKAAQEKTKLNDAVRTAVGKSLGKDLVIAAMDFAFIGGSMGSVVGEKIARAINYAIENKIPFLMVSKSGGARMMEASLSLMQLVKTSAKLAQLAEAKIPYISLCTDPTTGGTTASYAMLGDINIAEPNALIAFAGPRVVKDTTGKELPEGFQKSEFVLEHGFLDAIYERKDLKKQVNLYIDLIQNIPVRS, encoded by the coding sequence ATGGCTTGGTTTAAAAGAACTGATAAAGGAATACAAACACCAACAGAAGAAAAAAAAGATACTCCTAAAGGTCTTTGGTATAAGACACCTAGTGGTAAAATTATAGATACAGAAGAATTAAAGAAAAATCTTTATGTTAGTCCAGAAGATGGCTATCATGTTAGAATTGGAAGTAAAGAATATTTCGAATTATTTTTTGATGATAATAAATTCGAAGAGTTGAACGAATCTTTAACTTCTAAAGACCCTTTAAAATTTGAGGACACAAAGAAATATCCAGACAGATTAAAAGCGGCTCAGGAAAAAACTAAATTAAATGACGCTGTAAGAACTGCTGTTGGTAAATCCTTAGGTAAAGATTTAGTAATTGCTGCTATGGATTTTGCTTTTATTGGTGGATCTATGGGGTCTGTAGTTGGTGAGAAAATTGCAAGAGCAATTAATTACGCCATAGAAAATAAAATTCCATTTCTAATGGTTTCTAAATCTGGAGGTGCAAGAATGATGGAAGCATCACTTTCTTTAATGCAATTAGTAAAAACATCTGCAAAACTTGCGCAGTTAGCAGAAGCAAAAATACCATACATCTCTTTATGTACAGATCCAACAACTGGTGGTACTACTGCATCTTATGCAATGTTAGGTGATATAAATATTGCAGAACCAAATGCTTTAATAGCTTTTGCAGGTCCTAGAGTGGTAAAAGATACAACTGGAAAAGAATTACCAGAAGGATTTCAGAAATCTGAATTTGTTTTAGAACATGGTTTTTTAGATGCTATTTATGAACGTAAAGATCTTAAGAAACAAGTAAACTTATACATAGATTTAATACAAAACATACCTGTTAGAAGTTAA
- the gldB gene encoding gliding motility lipoprotein GldB gives MRFYFALLMVLILFFSCSNKNESQIDVSNIKVDYTTKRFDIDFYSANEETLIDVKEEYPYLFPESLSDSLAFSKINDEQERELFSESQLFYKNLDNLEKDLTSLFKHVKYYYPTFKSPKVITMLSNIDYDNRVIYADSLLLISLDAYLGKNHRYYNDFPDYIKETNTEKHISIDVANALIDAQMPSTIQRRFVDKIIDKGKKAYLLDMYLPNVSDAVKMGYTPEKLNWAKTNEEQVWMYFIEKNLLFNTNAKLNQRFIENAPFSKFYTAEDKFTPGRIGVWLGWQIVASYMQHNDVSLQELLKKDPDEIFNKSKYKPKK, from the coding sequence ATGAGATTTTATTTTGCGCTATTGATGGTTTTAATACTATTTTTTTCTTGTTCTAATAAAAATGAGTCGCAAATAGATGTTTCTAACATAAAAGTAGATTATACTACTAAAAGGTTTGATATAGATTTCTATTCAGCAAATGAAGAAACCTTGATAGATGTAAAAGAAGAATATCCTTATTTGTTTCCAGAATCCCTTTCAGATAGTTTAGCATTTTCTAAAATAAATGATGAACAAGAAAGAGAATTATTTAGTGAAAGTCAATTGTTCTATAAAAATCTCGACAATTTAGAAAAAGATTTGACAAGTTTGTTTAAGCATGTTAAATATTATTATCCAACCTTTAAATCACCAAAGGTAATTACGATGTTAAGTAATATTGATTATGATAATAGAGTAATTTATGCAGACAGTTTATTGTTAATTTCTTTGGATGCTTATTTAGGTAAAAACCATCGTTATTATAATGATTTTCCAGATTATATTAAGGAAACAAATACAGAAAAACATATATCAATTGATGTTGCAAATGCATTGATTGATGCTCAAATGCCAAGCACAATTCAAAGAAGATTTGTAGATAAAATAATAGATAAAGGTAAAAAAGCCTATTTGTTAGATATGTATTTACCCAATGTTTCTGATGCTGTAAAGATGGGATATACTCCTGAAAAATTAAATTGGGCAAAAACGAATGAAGAACAAGTTTGGATGTATTTTATAGAGAAAAATTTGTTATTTAATACCAATGCTAAACTGAATCAACGATTTATAGAAAATGCACCTTTTTCTAAATTTTATACAGCCGAAGATAAATTTACACCTGGTAGAATTGGAGTTTGGTTAGGTTGGCAAATTGTAGCTTCTTATATGCAACATAATGATGTATCTTTGCAAGAATTATTAAAAAAAGATCCAGATGAGATCTTTAATAAATCAAAATACAAACCCAAAAAATAA
- the rpsO gene encoding 30S ribosomal protein S15 has protein sequence MYLTKEVKEGIFEKHGKGKNDTGSSEGQIALFTHRINHLTEHLKKNRKDFNTERSLVMMVGKRRSLLDYLKKTDIARYRAIIKELGIRK, from the coding sequence ATGTACTTAACTAAAGAAGTAAAAGAAGGAATCTTCGAAAAACACGGTAAAGGTAAAAACGATACTGGTTCTTCAGAAGGTCAAATTGCGTTATTTACGCACAGAATTAACCATTTAACTGAGCATTTAAAAAAGAATCGTAAAGATTTTAATACAGAGCGTTCATTAGTAATGATGGTTGGTAAGCGTAGAAGTTTATTAGATTATCTAAAGAAAACTGATATTGCTAGATATCGTGCAATAATCAAAGAATTAGGAATTAGAAAATAA
- the clpX gene encoding ATP-dependent Clp protease ATP-binding subunit ClpX has protein sequence MSKEENLECSFCGRKKAETDLLIAGMDAHICDKCIEQAHGIVEEEISEAKTSSLSKDLTLKKPLQIKEFLDQYIIGQNETKKAMAVAVYNHYKRLLQDKNTDDDVEIEKSNIVLVGETGTGKTLVAKTIAKMLNVPFSIVDATVLTQAGYVGEDVESILSRLLQVADYDVEKAERGIVFIDEIDKIARKGDNPSITRDVSGEGVQQALLKLLEGSVVNVAPKGGRKHPEQKFIEVNTKDILFIAGGAFSGIDRIISKRLNRQAVGFGASLEEDKLDEDNLLQYITPLDLKSFGLIPEIIGRLPVLSYMNPLDSKTLRAILTEPKNSIIKQYAKLFVMDDVNFTIDEEALNYIVEKAVEYKLGARGLRSLCEAIFTDAMFDLPSSEEKEFNVTKDYAEAKLSNTTLKKLRAAS, from the coding sequence ATGTCGAAAGAAGAAAACTTAGAATGTTCATTTTGTGGACGTAAAAAAGCAGAAACAGATTTACTAATTGCTGGTATGGATGCCCATATTTGCGATAAATGTATAGAGCAAGCTCATGGAATTGTAGAAGAAGAAATTTCGGAAGCAAAAACATCTAGCTTATCTAAAGATTTAACGCTAAAAAAACCATTGCAAATCAAAGAGTTTTTAGATCAATATATCATTGGTCAAAATGAAACTAAAAAAGCAATGGCTGTTGCAGTTTATAATCATTATAAGAGATTATTACAAGATAAAAATACAGATGATGATGTTGAGATTGAAAAATCGAACATTGTTTTAGTAGGTGAAACAGGTACAGGTAAAACATTGGTAGCAAAAACAATTGCTAAGATGTTAAATGTGCCCTTTTCTATTGTAGACGCCACTGTTTTAACACAGGCAGGTTATGTAGGTGAAGATGTAGAGAGCATTTTAAGTAGATTATTACAAGTTGCAGACTATGATGTAGAAAAGGCAGAAAGAGGTATTGTATTTATAGATGAGATTGATAAAATTGCCAGAAAAGGTGATAATCCATCAATTACAAGAGATGTTTCTGGTGAAGGTGTTCAGCAAGCTTTATTAAAACTGTTAGAAGGTTCTGTGGTAAATGTAGCTCCTAAAGGAGGTAGAAAACATCCTGAACAAAAATTTATTGAAGTTAATACAAAAGATATTTTATTTATTGCTGGTGGAGCATTTTCAGGTATTGATAGAATTATCAGTAAACGTTTAAATAGACAAGCTGTTGGTTTTGGTGCATCTTTAGAAGAAGATAAATTAGATGAAGACAATTTGCTACAATACATAACACCTTTAGACCTAAAATCATTTGGTTTAATTCCAGAAATTATTGGTCGTTTACCAGTGTTGAGTTACATGAATCCTTTAGACTCAAAAACTTTAAGAGCTATTTTAACAGAGCCTAAAAACTCTATTATTAAACAATATGCTAAGCTTTTTGTTATGGATGATGTAAACTTTACAATAGATGAAGAAGCATTGAATTACATTGTAGAAAAAGCTGTTGAGTATAAATTAGGAGCAAGAGGATTACGTTCTTTATGTGAAGCAATTTTTACAGATGCTATGTTTGATTTACCAAGTTCTGAAGAAAAAGAATTTAATGTAACTAAAGATTATGCAGAGGCAAAATTATCTAACACTACATTAAAAAAGTTAAGAGCAGCTTCTTAA